One stretch of Cryptosporangium aurantiacum DNA includes these proteins:
- a CDS encoding transposase family protein has protein sequence MVRGESGVLLAARVRGQRAECPECAASSTRVHSRYRRRIADPPAAGRSTWIWLRVRRFFCDNTAGEKRTFVEQVAGLTRRWARCTDGLRRMLTALGLALAGRAGARWPVLPRWIGSERVENRADR, from the coding sequence GTGGTTCGCGGCGAGTCTGGAGTGCTGCTGGCTGCCAGAGTTCGTGGTCAGCGAGCCGAATGTCCAGAGTGCGCCGCGTCCTCGACGCGAGTGCATTCGCGGTATCGGCGCAGGATCGCCGACCCGCCGGCGGCTGGTCGGTCCACTTGGATCTGGCTGCGGGTGCGCCGGTTCTTCTGCGACAACACCGCCGGCGAGAAAAGGACATTCGTCGAGCAGGTCGCCGGGTTGACGCGCCGGTGGGCGCGCTGCACCGATGGGCTGCGGCGGATGTTGACCGCCTTGGGGCTGGCGCTGGCCGGTCGAGCCGGTGCTCGTTGGCCGGTTCTTCCACGGTGGATAGGCTCTGAACGTGTTGAAAATCGGGC
- a CDS encoding GNAT family N-acetyltransferase, translating to MVLIQPWTETDLDLLRRINTPAMKMHVGGPETESALLVRHGRYLNFPREGKGCMFSIRLRATGDPVGSVGYAERTWQGEAVFEMGWNVLTEFQGRGIAGKAAAAAAAHAAGTGRLRWLHAFPSVDNTASNAVCRRVGFELAGECAFEFPPGRFMRSNDWRLDLPAFASPIE from the coding sequence ATGGTGCTGATCCAACCCTGGACCGAGACAGACCTGGACTTGCTCCGGCGCATCAACACTCCCGCGATGAAGATGCATGTCGGTGGGCCGGAGACCGAGTCGGCACTCCTGGTGCGACACGGCCGCTATCTGAACTTTCCTCGCGAGGGGAAAGGGTGCATGTTCAGCATCCGGCTCCGCGCGACCGGCGACCCGGTCGGTAGCGTCGGTTACGCGGAGCGGACGTGGCAGGGCGAAGCAGTCTTCGAGATGGGCTGGAATGTGCTGACGGAGTTCCAGGGCAGGGGCATCGCGGGCAAGGCTGCGGCAGCAGCCGCGGCTCACGCTGCCGGAACCGGCCGGTTGCGGTGGCTGCATGCGTTCCCATCGGTGGACAACACGGCGTCCAACGCGGTGTGTCGCCGGGTCGGATTCGAGCTGGCCGGCGAGTGCGCCTTCGAGTTCCCGCCCGGCCGGTTCATGCGCAGCAACGACTGGCGGTTGGACCTGCCGGCGTTCGCCTCCCCGATCGAGTAG
- a CDS encoding SDR family NAD(P)-dependent oxidoreductase yields the protein MSNTKTALVTGANKGLGFEIAAGLGARGYRVAVGARDEARGDAAVRTLHAAGVDAFAVPLDVTSDRSVTAAAELIRRHGGRLDVLVNNAGISGETGPGWTQDPTTLDLDVVRQVVETNVYGVIRVTNAMLPFLRRSASPRIVNVSSSVGSVTWQADPAINVGPIMAAYSPTKSYLNAVTVHYARQFAGTGILINAACPGLVATDFTGFHGRSPREAAATPIRLATLPDGSPTGSFFNDDGVIPW from the coding sequence ATGAGCAACACGAAGACCGCGCTGGTGACCGGCGCGAACAAGGGACTCGGATTCGAGATCGCGGCCGGCCTGGGCGCCAGGGGTTACCGGGTGGCGGTGGGTGCCCGGGATGAGGCCCGAGGCGACGCCGCCGTCAGGACGCTGCACGCCGCCGGGGTGGACGCGTTCGCGGTCCCGCTGGACGTCACCAGCGACCGGAGTGTCACCGCGGCCGCGGAACTGATCCGACGGCACGGCGGACGCCTGGACGTTCTCGTCAACAACGCCGGCATCTCGGGGGAGACGGGACCGGGATGGACGCAGGACCCGACCACGCTCGACCTCGACGTCGTCCGCCAGGTCGTGGAGACCAACGTCTACGGGGTCATCCGGGTGACCAACGCGATGCTGCCGTTCCTGCGACGCTCCGCGTCGCCGCGCATCGTCAACGTCTCCAGCAGCGTCGGGTCGGTGACCTGGCAGGCGGACCCGGCCATCAACGTCGGCCCGATCATGGCGGCCTACTCACCGACGAAGTCGTACCTCAACGCCGTCACCGTGCACTACGCACGTCAGTTCGCCGGTACGGGCATCCTCATCAACGCTGCTTGCCCGGGCCTGGTCGCGACCGATTTCACCGGCTTCCACGGGCGTTCGCCTCGGGAGGCCGCCGCCACACCGATTCGTCTCGCCACGCTGCCCGACGGAAGCCCGACCGGCTCGTTCTTCAACGACGACGGCGTCATCCCCTGGTGA
- a CDS encoding LysR family transcriptional regulator produces MDTVETRELRYFVTVAEELHFGRAAERLGIAQPPLSRAIQQLERRVGVTLLDRNRRGVTLTGAGQVLLDEARAVLDGAAAAVRRTRRAASATNRLTLATKAGANHELLQKLLDAHAAEPDAAEIDVLLCGMGEQARMLRDGRADVALMQRPFDVLAGFDTEDLLTEQQIAIVPAGHPLATRTNLTMADISDLADLPVARWPGHDGTYEPGPGPEIHDLSQLAQLIALGHTVGVICASARSWLWSAHAAIPLTDSPHVTTVLAWPPHSRSLAVAGLVRTAAHIGVRQPFAASR; encoded by the coding sequence GTGGATACGGTGGAGACCCGCGAGCTCAGGTACTTCGTCACCGTCGCCGAGGAATTGCACTTCGGCCGGGCAGCCGAGCGCCTCGGTATCGCCCAGCCACCCCTATCCCGGGCGATTCAGCAGCTCGAACGGCGCGTCGGCGTCACCCTGCTCGATCGCAACCGCCGCGGCGTCACCCTCACCGGCGCGGGTCAGGTCCTGCTCGACGAGGCCCGCGCCGTCCTCGACGGAGCTGCGGCGGCTGTCCGTCGCACCCGCCGCGCTGCCTCCGCTACGAACCGCCTGACGCTGGCCACAAAAGCCGGCGCGAATCACGAACTCCTGCAGAAGCTGCTCGACGCCCACGCCGCCGAGCCGGATGCCGCCGAGATCGACGTGCTGCTGTGCGGAATGGGAGAGCAGGCGCGGATGCTGCGCGACGGCCGCGCCGACGTGGCGCTCATGCAGCGCCCCTTCGACGTTCTGGCCGGCTTCGACACCGAGGACCTGCTGACCGAGCAGCAGATCGCCATCGTGCCCGCCGGGCATCCCCTCGCCACGCGCACGAACCTGACCATGGCAGACATCAGCGACCTAGCAGACCTGCCGGTCGCCCGCTGGCCCGGTCACGACGGCACCTACGAACCCGGCCCCGGCCCCGAGATTCACGACCTGTCGCAGCTGGCCCAGCTGATCGCCCTCGGCCACACCGTCGGTGTCATCTGCGCTTCTGCCCGATCCTGGCTGTGGAGCGCGCACGCCGCCATCCCGCTGACCGACTCACCTCACGTCACCACGGTCCTGGCCTGGCCCCCGCACAGCCGCTCCCTGGCTGTCGCCGGACTCGTCCGTACGGCAGCGCACATCGGAGTTCGTCAGCCCTTCGCGGCCTCGAGGTAG
- a CDS encoding toll/interleukin-1 receptor domain-containing protein → MDAAAKRWDVFVSYTGADERWAEWIAWTLQESGRSVLFQKWHMVPGMRWAARMAEGMRGAERTVAVYSKAYLESPHGAVEAEAAYIRDARGSDRRLIPVRIEDCPRSGIFDGIVGIDLFDRDTEDDARRALIDGVRAAEQGSAPPPRRPDWPTRKPPEPTAAHPAFPRGGAGAKRLTEAAFLDRVRNSDYPAGYADALEKLFADLRTLGLTFEWGTAGASLRLRFPGRAEPVSVGWIFTREPGWYGLRDLTLGFDPATAASLPNATPALDAYLAALSEVSDAVRTPKLEAYRFAPDVVVAEQRTIVETVRSLRAALPTAPTIATDSPPRVSAKPERGSAVFEDAIAFAPADQQKELHRLLGWARELERDGLAELSTSAGQGRWVLRLHVAGQRRGLVALWNDHGPALSPFRSVLADVAPRTLALLDERIPGDVRQGNYVTAPLDDEVLDLVRAAYLEAAKG, encoded by the coding sequence ATGGACGCAGCAGCGAAGCGCTGGGACGTGTTCGTCTCCTACACCGGGGCGGACGAGAGGTGGGCCGAGTGGATCGCCTGGACACTCCAGGAGAGCGGCCGGTCGGTGCTGTTCCAGAAGTGGCACATGGTGCCCGGCATGCGGTGGGCCGCGCGCATGGCCGAGGGCATGCGCGGCGCGGAGCGGACCGTCGCGGTCTACTCGAAGGCCTACCTGGAGTCGCCGCACGGAGCGGTCGAAGCCGAAGCCGCCTACATTCGCGACGCTCGCGGGTCCGATCGCCGCTTGATCCCGGTTCGCATCGAGGACTGCCCGAGGAGCGGAATCTTCGACGGTATCGTCGGGATCGACCTCTTCGACCGTGACACCGAGGACGACGCCCGACGCGCTCTGATCGACGGGGTCCGTGCGGCCGAACAGGGATCCGCGCCGCCCCCGCGCCGCCCCGACTGGCCGACCCGCAAACCGCCGGAGCCCACCGCAGCGCACCCGGCCTTCCCGCGCGGGGGCGCCGGCGCGAAGCGGCTGACCGAGGCAGCGTTCCTCGACCGTGTACGGAACAGCGACTACCCCGCCGGCTACGCCGACGCGCTGGAGAAGCTGTTCGCGGACCTCCGGACGCTCGGCCTGACGTTCGAGTGGGGGACCGCAGGCGCCAGCCTCCGCCTGCGGTTCCCCGGTCGTGCGGAACCGGTCTCCGTCGGGTGGATCTTCACCCGCGAGCCCGGGTGGTACGGCCTGCGTGATCTGACGCTGGGCTTCGATCCCGCGACCGCCGCGAGCCTGCCGAACGCCACGCCTGCTTTGGACGCCTACCTCGCGGCACTGTCCGAAGTGTCGGACGCCGTCCGCACTCCGAAACTCGAGGCGTACCGGTTCGCGCCCGACGTCGTGGTCGCCGAACAGCGCACGATCGTCGAGACCGTGCGGAGCCTGCGTGCCGCTCTGCCCACCGCACCAACGATCGCTACCGACTCGCCGCCGCGGGTATCGGCGAAGCCGGAACGAGGCAGCGCCGTCTTCGAGGACGCGATCGCGTTCGCGCCCGCCGATCAGCAGAAGGAGCTCCACCGGCTGCTCGGCTGGGCGCGGGAACTGGAGCGCGACGGGCTGGCCGAACTCTCGACCTCCGCCGGTCAGGGCCGCTGGGTCCTGCGTCTGCACGTGGCGGGCCAGCGGCGTGGCCTGGTCGCGCTGTGGAACGACCACGGACCGGCACTCTCGCCGTTCCGATCGGTGCTGGCGGATGTGGCTCCGCGCACGCTGGCCCTGCTCGACGAGAGAATTCCGGGCGACGTCCGGCAGGGCAACTACGTGACCGCGCCGCTCGACGACGAGGTGCTCGACCTGGTGCGCGCCGCCTACCTCGAGGCCGCGAAGGGCTGA
- a CDS encoding nitroreductase family deazaflavin-dependent oxidoreductase yields MGLLKNLMIKLHRRSGDRFMGMNLLYLTTVGAKSGQKRQSPVARFADGDDAWLIAGTNGGKPQHPAWYHNIKAHPDQVWFEYGGQTVQAQVEELDGTRRDEAWQKILVDQPRFDNYRTKTDRVIPILRITPV; encoded by the coding sequence ATGGGACTCCTCAAGAACCTGATGATCAAGCTGCACCGGCGCAGCGGCGACCGGTTCATGGGCATGAACCTGCTCTACCTGACGACGGTCGGCGCGAAATCCGGCCAGAAGCGACAGTCCCCGGTGGCGCGCTTCGCCGACGGGGACGATGCCTGGCTGATCGCCGGCACGAACGGCGGTAAGCCGCAGCACCCCGCCTGGTACCACAACATCAAGGCCCACCCCGACCAGGTCTGGTTCGAGTACGGCGGACAGACCGTCCAGGCCCAGGTCGAGGAGCTGGACGGCACCCGCCGCGACGAGGCGTGGCAGAAGATCCTCGTCGACCAACCGCGCTTCGACAACTACCGGACCAAGACCGACCGGGTCATCCCGATCCTCCGCATCACCCCCGTCTGA
- a CDS encoding response regulator: MSQVTGVLLVDDEELVRMGLRAVIDAQPDLRVIGEAADGAEVPPLVARLRPDVVLMDVRMPATDGIQATRQLVAHADHPPRVLLITTFENDEYVYAALRAGASGFVLKRARPTQLVDAVRVVARGDSLLFPAAIRRLAGAYANSEGAARLADARLTARELDVLRRMAAGRSNAEIADDLVLSVETVKTHVGNVLAKLRTRDRTQAVIAAYESGLITPACS, translated from the coding sequence ATGAGCCAGGTGACGGGCGTGCTCCTCGTCGACGACGAGGAACTGGTCCGGATGGGCCTGCGCGCCGTCATCGACGCCCAGCCGGACTTGCGCGTGATCGGTGAGGCGGCGGACGGCGCGGAGGTGCCGCCGCTCGTGGCCCGGCTGCGCCCGGACGTCGTCCTGATGGACGTGCGGATGCCCGCCACCGACGGCATCCAGGCGACCCGGCAGCTGGTGGCCCACGCCGACCACCCGCCACGGGTGCTGCTGATCACCACGTTCGAGAACGACGAGTACGTCTACGCCGCGCTGCGGGCCGGCGCCAGCGGGTTCGTGCTCAAACGAGCCCGTCCCACGCAGCTGGTCGACGCGGTCAGGGTCGTCGCCCGGGGAGACTCCCTGCTGTTCCCGGCGGCGATCCGGCGGCTGGCGGGCGCCTACGCGAACAGCGAGGGCGCGGCCCGGCTCGCCGACGCGCGCCTGACCGCTCGCGAGCTGGACGTACTGCGTCGGATGGCGGCCGGACGGTCGAACGCCGAGATCGCCGACGATCTCGTCCTCAGTGTGGAGACGGTCAAGACGCACGTCGGGAACGTGCTCGCCAAGCTCCGTACCCGCGACCGCACCCAAGCGGTAATTGCCGCCTACGAGTCGGGTCTCATCACGCCTGCGTGCTCGTAG
- a CDS encoding sensor histidine kinase: MSLPRAVVPLVSGVTYRRGVHLLLGAVIVLPYLALARAFWQVVAEDPANRPALLMTAVVATVIAGAPAFLGGTRALEIAAARSLLGVDLPDPAPGRRPAVETRMRSALWFGLHLVAGAVIATLLFTAVPVAMLVLGHWFGLVSGDLPGVTGPPTGYDVALWLAVAAGLLVVTGYAVAALGALATLMAPVLLGPSALEREHALEARARRLAERNRLARELHDSIGHALTLATLQAGAAGQLFDTDPEFARRALSVIEETSRTAMDDLDHVLGVLRDRDPADRAHSGRDPADGDHRDDVPRRPQPTLAHLDRLCDDSLASGVPVDATVTGPLTAVPAVVSREGYRIVQEALTNVARHAGQVPATLRVTVGADALTIEVVNPVVDRAPAPRRAGRGLDGMRERVDLLRGRLETGHQDGVWRVAAGLPLRDPGEDR, encoded by the coding sequence GTGAGTCTTCCCCGGGCGGTGGTGCCGTTGGTCAGCGGCGTCACGTACCGGCGAGGGGTCCATCTGCTCCTCGGCGCGGTGATCGTGTTGCCGTACCTGGCGCTCGCCCGCGCGTTCTGGCAGGTGGTCGCCGAGGACCCGGCCAACCGTCCGGCGCTCCTGATGACCGCGGTCGTGGCCACGGTCATCGCCGGGGCGCCGGCGTTCCTCGGCGGCACCCGCGCGCTGGAGATCGCCGCCGCGCGGTCGCTGCTCGGCGTCGACCTGCCGGACCCGGCGCCCGGCAGGCGGCCCGCGGTCGAGACCCGGATGCGGTCCGCGCTCTGGTTCGGGTTACATCTCGTGGCCGGGGCCGTGATCGCGACGTTGCTGTTCACCGCCGTTCCGGTGGCCATGCTGGTGCTCGGCCACTGGTTCGGCCTGGTGTCGGGAGACCTTCCGGGCGTGACCGGCCCGCCGACCGGTTACGACGTCGCGCTGTGGCTCGCCGTGGCCGCCGGGCTGCTGGTCGTGACGGGTTACGCGGTGGCGGCTCTCGGAGCGCTCGCGACGCTGATGGCACCGGTCCTGCTCGGCCCCTCGGCCCTCGAACGTGAGCACGCCCTCGAAGCGCGGGCGCGGCGGCTGGCCGAACGTAACCGGCTGGCGCGGGAACTGCACGACTCGATCGGACACGCGTTGACGCTCGCGACACTTCAGGCGGGTGCGGCGGGGCAACTGTTCGACACCGATCCGGAGTTCGCGCGGCGGGCGCTGAGCGTCATCGAGGAGACCAGCCGGACCGCGATGGACGACCTCGACCACGTCCTCGGCGTGCTCCGCGATCGAGATCCTGCCGACCGAGCTCATTCCGGCCGGGACCCTGCCGACGGGGACCACCGTGACGACGTACCGCGTCGGCCGCAGCCGACGCTGGCGCATCTCGACCGGCTGTGCGACGACTCGCTGGCGAGCGGGGTGCCGGTCGACGCCACCGTGACCGGCCCGTTGACGGCGGTGCCCGCCGTCGTGTCCCGGGAGGGGTACCGGATCGTGCAGGAGGCGTTGACCAACGTCGCCCGCCACGCCGGTCAGGTACCGGCGACGCTGCGGGTGACCGTGGGCGCCGACGCGCTGACGATCGAGGTGGTCAACCCGGTCGTGGACCGGGCACCGGCTCCGCGCCGGGCCGGACGCGGGCTCGACGGCATGCGCGAGCGGGTCGACCTGCTGCGGGGCCGGCTCGAGACCGGCCACCAGGACGGTGTCTGGCGGGTCGCGGCCGGACTGCCGCTCCGCGATCCGGGTGAGGACCGATGA
- a CDS encoding HNH endonuclease, which yields MPREPELGEERGRMPSWEEDIVSALTNLGGTGTYAEIYGAVAAIRSDLPASWKDIIRRQIQDRSSDSAGWKKGADLFFSVEGLGRGVWGLRRLVEPTPIAADLPEGNESPGRTRQTTYRILRDTVLARQIKLLHRDACQICGEVLRISATKTYSEAHHIIPLGKHHAGADIGSNIIVLCPNHHALCDMGAMPLKREDIRAVDGHEIAEESLIYHNDKIFGRIF from the coding sequence GTGCCGCGCGAACCTGAACTCGGCGAGGAGCGTGGTCGAATGCCGTCCTGGGAAGAGGACATCGTTTCGGCTCTGACCAATCTGGGCGGCACCGGCACCTATGCGGAAATCTACGGCGCGGTGGCGGCGATCCGCTCCGATCTACCGGCGTCGTGGAAAGACATCATTCGCCGCCAGATCCAGGATCGCTCGTCCGACTCGGCCGGATGGAAGAAGGGCGCGGACCTCTTCTTCTCGGTGGAAGGCCTCGGCCGGGGCGTCTGGGGCCTGCGCCGGCTGGTAGAGCCCACGCCGATCGCCGCTGACCTTCCCGAAGGAAACGAGAGCCCCGGACGTACGAGGCAAACGACGTACCGCATCCTGCGGGACACGGTTCTGGCGCGGCAGATCAAGTTGCTCCACCGAGACGCCTGTCAGATCTGCGGCGAGGTCCTGCGGATCTCCGCCACCAAAACCTACTCGGAGGCTCATCACATCATTCCGCTCGGGAAGCACCACGCCGGAGCAGATATCGGTTCGAACATCATCGTGTTATGCCCGAACCATCATGCGCTCTGTGACATGGGGGCGATGCCGCTGAAGCGGGAAGACATTCGGGCGGTGGACGGACATGAGATCGCCGAGGAGAGCCTGATCTACCACAACGACAAAATCTTCGGCCGAATCTTCTGA
- a CDS encoding esterase/lipase family protein, producing MITALRPLVLIRGFGGLDERDEQRNAYQGFNDGTVYPGKRGESYIYEGFLLRALKSEVYPYSDATNVVGYYASDLSTPEDCADWDPGVVSGSIVIDPATARTALRHGVAGTMWVYRYYDLIPRSLARYGEGLTRLIRLIQTAAARHDEEFDGVDVIAHSMGGLVLRAALSQLEQQSPGSAAKLIHRVVTLGTPHRGISFQRIPRWLLERLPAVEQSADEIAAFDPHSIAFRDVGRWFPVERILTVVGTNHRTYGNSAADLLNRLFSLVDEGSADRRRTDGLVTHSGAQLPGAPRTFVHKCHGGPDSLVTSREAFEIAMRFFHATHRARLWLDEALVRGGNRSPGCREYWFGVSIKPRFVDFDLFHQSPEAENCYGPFQRPDLTDDLPDLATELYKSLAEPGDRTTGWAGPDRLIWDGWFDERLRPEAAQGLVFRLDVNVGERDLSGPGFSDNIVFRKQYFAQIFPDSPPAFFLHTGERYLDVRNPVTREQLDELAGTGPTALVQRPQAAPESRASTGTWNLQVGGTDFAATLRLEITAVTN from the coding sequence GTGATCACCGCGCTGCGGCCCCTGGTGCTCATCCGCGGCTTCGGTGGACTGGACGAGCGCGACGAGCAGCGCAACGCCTACCAGGGCTTCAACGACGGCACCGTGTACCCGGGCAAGCGCGGGGAGAGCTACATCTACGAGGGCTTCCTGCTCCGCGCCCTGAAGTCCGAGGTCTATCCGTACAGCGATGCCACCAACGTCGTGGGCTACTACGCCTCCGACCTGTCCACACCGGAGGACTGCGCCGACTGGGACCCCGGCGTCGTCAGCGGCAGCATCGTCATCGATCCGGCCACCGCCCGTACCGCGCTCCGCCACGGCGTGGCCGGCACGATGTGGGTGTACCGGTACTACGACCTCATCCCGCGCAGCCTCGCCCGCTACGGCGAGGGGCTGACCCGGCTCATCCGCCTCATCCAGACCGCGGCCGCGCGTCACGACGAGGAGTTCGACGGCGTCGACGTCATCGCGCACAGCATGGGCGGGCTGGTCCTCCGTGCGGCGCTGAGCCAACTCGAGCAGCAGTCCCCCGGCTCGGCCGCGAAGCTCATCCACCGGGTCGTCACGCTCGGCACCCCGCACCGCGGGATCTCCTTCCAGCGGATCCCGCGGTGGCTGCTGGAACGGCTTCCCGCGGTCGAGCAGTCCGCCGACGAGATCGCCGCGTTCGACCCTCACAGCATCGCGTTCCGGGACGTCGGCCGATGGTTTCCCGTCGAGCGCATCCTCACCGTCGTCGGCACGAACCACCGCACGTACGGCAACTCGGCCGCCGACCTCCTCAACCGGCTGTTCTCCCTGGTCGACGAGGGCAGCGCCGACCGGCGCCGCACCGACGGCCTGGTCACCCACTCCGGAGCCCAGCTTCCCGGCGCGCCGCGGACGTTCGTGCACAAGTGCCACGGCGGCCCGGACTCGCTGGTCACCTCCCGCGAGGCGTTCGAGATCGCGATGCGCTTCTTCCACGCCACCCACCGGGCACGGCTCTGGCTGGACGAGGCGTTGGTGCGCGGCGGTAACCGGTCCCCCGGCTGTCGCGAGTACTGGTTCGGCGTCTCGATCAAGCCCCGGTTCGTCGACTTCGACCTGTTCCACCAGAGTCCGGAGGCGGAGAACTGTTACGGCCCGTTCCAGCGGCCGGACCTCACCGACGACCTCCCGGATCTGGCCACCGAGCTGTACAAGTCCCTCGCCGAGCCCGGCGACCGCACCACCGGCTGGGCCGGTCCTGACCGGCTCATCTGGGACGGCTGGTTCGACGAACGGCTCCGCCCGGAGGCCGCCCAGGGCCTGGTCTTCCGGCTCGACGTCAACGTCGGCGAGCGCGATCTGAGCGGCCCCGGCTTCTCCGACAACATCGTGTTCCGCAAGCAGTACTTCGCGCAGATCTTCCCGGACTCGCCACCGGCGTTCTTCCTGCACACCGGGGAGCGCTACCTCGACGTCCGCAACCCGGTGACCCGCGAGCAGCTCGACGAGCTCGCCGGCACCGGCCCCACCGCCCTCGTGCAGCGTCCGCAGGCCGCGCCGGAGAGCCGAGCGTCCACCGGCACCTGGAATCTCCAGGTCGGCGGCACCGACTTCGCGGCGACGCTCCGGCTCGAGATCACTGCCGTGACGAACTGA
- a CDS encoding DNA/RNA non-specific endonuclease: MTRSSTDATLTAGYDPGFLGLTVPFPTLPGTATIRLDYTHFSVLMHPLRRLAATTAVAVDGARLVDLPRGDDWQLDPRIPADAQTGNELYRDNRLDRGHLVRRRDPVWGPRHVAATANADTFRFPNAAPQVDEFNQSHELWLGLEDYVLDHAEVHDRNLVVVTGPVLDPSDLPYRGVQIPRRFYKVVAFVHRGALAATGYLLDQSSLLDGLGVAGLEDTDVPPLGAYRTFQVPVAQVAELTGLDLGPLPAADRLTAAAVSPAPTDAALTDSWIELHRYRDIAGLEPR; the protein is encoded by the coding sequence ATGACCCGCAGCAGCACCGACGCCACGCTCACGGCCGGCTACGACCCCGGCTTCCTGGGGCTGACCGTTCCGTTCCCGACCCTCCCCGGAACAGCGACGATCCGGCTCGACTACACCCACTTCTCCGTGCTGATGCACCCGCTGCGGCGGCTGGCCGCCACCACCGCCGTCGCCGTGGACGGCGCCCGGCTGGTCGACCTCCCGCGCGGCGACGACTGGCAGCTCGATCCGCGGATCCCCGCCGACGCGCAGACCGGCAACGAGTTGTACCGGGACAACCGCCTCGACCGGGGTCATCTGGTGCGCCGCCGCGACCCGGTCTGGGGGCCGCGCCACGTCGCCGCGACCGCCAACGCCGACACGTTCCGCTTTCCGAACGCCGCGCCCCAGGTCGACGAGTTCAACCAGAGCCACGAGCTCTGGCTGGGGCTGGAGGATTACGTCCTCGACCACGCCGAGGTGCACGACCGGAACCTCGTCGTGGTCACCGGTCCGGTGCTCGATCCGTCCGACCTGCCCTACCGCGGCGTTCAGATCCCGCGCCGCTTCTACAAGGTGGTGGCGTTCGTCCACCGCGGCGCGCTCGCCGCGACCGGCTACCTCCTCGACCAGAGCAGCCTGCTCGACGGCCTCGGCGTGGCCGGGCTCGAGGACACCGACGTCCCGCCGCTCGGTGCGTACCGCACGTTCCAGGTGCCGGTGGCGCAGGTCGCGGAGCTGACCGGGCTCGATCTCGGGCCGCTGCCCGCCGCCGACCGGCTGACCGCGGCCGCCGTGTCCCCGGCGCCCACCGACGCAGCCCTCACCGACAGCTGGATCGAACTGCACCGCTACCGCGACATCGCAGGCCTGGAACCCCGATAG